The following proteins are co-located in the Trichomycterus rosablanca isolate fTriRos1 chromosome 14, fTriRos1.hap1, whole genome shotgun sequence genome:
- the tmem144a gene encoding transmembrane protein 144a codes for MESLWDPSHFLRASSNATNSTDLTYGFVSCAVSVVFYGSNFVPVKKIDTGDGMFFQWVLCAAIWTVSLIVNLILKSPKFWPLAMLGGAIWATGNITVVPIVKTIGLGLGLLIWASFNLLIGWASSRFGWFGIEAETVDKPTLNYCGAGLCLLSAIVFFFVKSDIQRPASSEETPLLIEQTLNSDTQALTDVSWVDMLKPRTKRFVGSGLAVVAGLLYGSSFIPVLYIKNRAAHNDTRYSEASQFDLDYVFAQFSGIFLTSTVYFFIYCAFKKNKPQVFPRAVLPAFASGVMWGVATCCWFLANHYLSAVVSFPIITTVPGLIAAVWGVVVFKEVKGLRNYLVLVLAFCLVLTGALLTAFSKL; via the exons ATGGAGTCACTGTGGGATCCTTCCCACTTCCTCAGAGCTTCCTCTAATGCGACGAATTCTACTGATCTGACCTATGGCTTTGTGTCCTGTGCGGTCTCCGTCGTCTTCTACGGCAGCAACTTTGTCCCTGTGAAGAAAATTGACACAGGAGATG gGATGTTTTTTCAGTGGGTTCTGTGTGCAGCTATATGGACGGTGTCTTTGATTGTCAACCTCATTTTAAAAAGTCCAAAATTTTGGCCTCTGGCCATGCTGGGAGGCGCCATCTGGGCTACAG GTAACATCACAGTGGTGCCGATAGTGAAGACGATTGGTCTGGGTCTGGGCCTTTTAATATGGGCTTCCTTTAATCTTCTCATAGGCTGGGCCAGCTCACG GTTTGGCTGGTTTGGTATCGAAGCTGAGACCGTCGACAAACCGACACTCAATTACTGTGGAGCTGGGCTGTGTTTACTCAG TGCAATCGTGTTTTTCTTTGTCAAAAGTGACATTCAGAGGCCTGCATCATCTGAAGAAACACCACTACTAATAGAGCag ACACTGAATTCCGACACTCAAGCCTTAACCGACGTGTCGTGGGTAGACATGTTAAAGCCTCGCACCAAACGCTTTGT CGGATCTGGACTGGCTGTAGTAGCGGGACTCCTCTACGGCTCATCTTTCATCCCGGTGCTTTACATTAAAAACCGTGCAGCCCATAACGACACCAGATACAGTGAAGCCAGCCAGTTCG aTCTGGATTACGTCTTTGCTCAGTTCAGTGGGATCTTTCTCACCAGCACTGTGTATTTCTTCATCTATTGCGCCTTTAAAAAGAACAAACCACAagttttccccagagctgtactACCAG CGTTTGCTTCCGGGGTCATGTGGGGTGTGGCCACATGCTGCTGGTTCCTGGCCAATCACTACCTGAGCGCCGTGGTCAGCTTTCCCATCATCACTACG GTCCCTGGacttattgctgctgtttggggtGTTGTGGTTTTTAAAGAAGTGAAg GGATTGAGGAATTACCTGGTGCTTGTTCTGGCGTTCTGTCTGGTTCTGACTGGAGCGTTACTGACTGCTTTCTCCAAACTGTGA
- the LOC134326596 gene encoding C-type lectin domain family 17, member A-like isoform X1: protein MAANPEMNIQHDPPHYQNVHTVKDMHAGAVQNRPGAIRIAGVCVGLMFILQGSLNIILRLYYTSQVNSDPVYSSCDTQPTYGSQLQSSYDKLVNQRDQIQRQRDELQQQLTNLTKEINKPGWRYFKSSIYYVSTRKMTWSESRKYCQEKEADLVIINSLDEQDLIEMLRRGQTAWIGLSDLATQNRWKWVDGTTLTTSFWWTQEPNNYQGSEDCVTTGYKPTDDRPVKGVLNTWNDESCIVTYVCICERRISTK from the exons ATGGCTGCGAATCCAGAGATGAACATTCAACATGATCCTCCTCATTATCAGAATGTACACACGGTGAAGGACATGCATGCCGGAGCTGTGCAGAACAGAC CAGGAGCGATTAGGATTGCTGGAGTGTGTGTCGGTCTGATGTTTATTCTTCAGGGAAGTCTGAACATCATCCTGAGGCTGTACT ATACGTCTCAGGTGAATTCAGATCCTGTCTATTCAAGCTGCGACACCCAGCCGACGTATGGAAGCCAGTTACAGTCCAGTTACGACAAACTGGTGAACCAGAGAGATCAGATACAGAGGCAGAGGGATGAACTGCAACAGCAATTAACCAACCTCA CTAAAGAGATCAATAAGCCAGGATGGAGATATTTTAAATCCAGCATTTACTACGTCTCTACTCGGAAGATGACCTGGTCCGAGAGCAGAAAGTACTGCCAAGAAAAAGAAGCAGATCTGGTCATCATAAACAGCCTTGATGAGCAG GATTTGATTGAGATGTTGAGAAGAGGTCAGACTGCTTGGATCGGGCTTAGTGACTTGGCAACACAAAATCGCTGGAAATGGGTGGACGGTACAACGCTAACCACCAG CTTTTGGTGGACTCAGGAACCCAACAACTATCAAGGTTCAGAGGACTGTGTTACGACCGGCTACAAACCAACAGACGACAGACCAGTGAAGGGTGTCCTCAACACATGGAATGATGAATCATGCATTGTTacttatgtgtgtatatgtgagaggAGAATTTCCACTAAATAA
- the LOC134326596 gene encoding C-type lectin domain family 17, member A-like isoform X2 — MAANPEMNIQHDPPHYQNVHTVKDMHAGAVQNRRAIRIAGVCVGLMFILQGSLNIILRLYYTSQVNSDPVYSSCDTQPTYGSQLQSSYDKLVNQRDQIQRQRDELQQQLTNLTKEINKPGWRYFKSSIYYVSTRKMTWSESRKYCQEKEADLVIINSLDEQDLIEMLRRGQTAWIGLSDLATQNRWKWVDGTTLTTSFWWTQEPNNYQGSEDCVTTGYKPTDDRPVKGVLNTWNDESCIVTYVCICERRISTK, encoded by the exons ATGGCTGCGAATCCAGAGATGAACATTCAACATGATCCTCCTCATTATCAGAATGTACACACGGTGAAGGACATGCATGCCGGAGCTGTGCAGAACAGAC GAGCGATTAGGATTGCTGGAGTGTGTGTCGGTCTGATGTTTATTCTTCAGGGAAGTCTGAACATCATCCTGAGGCTGTACT ATACGTCTCAGGTGAATTCAGATCCTGTCTATTCAAGCTGCGACACCCAGCCGACGTATGGAAGCCAGTTACAGTCCAGTTACGACAAACTGGTGAACCAGAGAGATCAGATACAGAGGCAGAGGGATGAACTGCAACAGCAATTAACCAACCTCA CTAAAGAGATCAATAAGCCAGGATGGAGATATTTTAAATCCAGCATTTACTACGTCTCTACTCGGAAGATGACCTGGTCCGAGAGCAGAAAGTACTGCCAAGAAAAAGAAGCAGATCTGGTCATCATAAACAGCCTTGATGAGCAG GATTTGATTGAGATGTTGAGAAGAGGTCAGACTGCTTGGATCGGGCTTAGTGACTTGGCAACACAAAATCGCTGGAAATGGGTGGACGGTACAACGCTAACCACCAG CTTTTGGTGGACTCAGGAACCCAACAACTATCAAGGTTCAGAGGACTGTGTTACGACCGGCTACAAACCAACAGACGACAGACCAGTGAAGGGTGTCCTCAACACATGGAATGATGAATCATGCATTGTTacttatgtgtgtatatgtgagaggAGAATTTCCACTAAATAA